Genomic window (Candidatus Kapaibacterium sp.):
GTCCCATTTTATCACCTTATTGAAAGCCAAAGAGGCTGCCCTTGTGAGACAGCCTCACATTTTTTATGTTCAGTCCTCATCGTCATTCTGAGCCGCAGACGAAGAATCAAGATTTCATAAAAATACATGGATTGCTCACTTCGTTCAGAATGACAAAATAACAGTTTTTACCCGAAAAGGGGCTTAAATATCTTTACCTCTTACTCACAATAAACATTTTAATCATATAAATCATCGTTAAGTCACCTTAGATAAAGGATAATTAGTCAATCGTGGTTGCCAGTGCCAGTAGTTACAACCGGCACATTGCTCAATTGAAATGCCATTGTCTTTTTTATGAGCGATTCTTAAATTATTCAATGATTCGGAATGCCATACATCTCGCACAGAATCTGTGTTGATATTGCCAATAATTAATTCGTGCTTCCAGTCCATGCAACATGTTGAAACGGTTCCGTCCGAATTTATATCCATCGAATTCCAAAGAGAATAGCATGGATAGCGGTAGGAGACGGAATCAGAATTGTCGTACAAACCCCAAGTCAGTTTATCCCAAACTTCAATTTTGACCGGATAAGCCGACCAAAATTCTTTAAATAATTTTAGTTCATCCGCCATTTCGGGAAATTCCGGTAAATTGATTATTTGTACTTTTATTAATGGCTTGGTTTTATAATTTTCTGCCATTTCAAGAAAAGCAAGAATATTCTTTTTGACAAATCCGAAGTTGCCACCTCTGACTTTTTTATAAAAAGGCTCTGTCGCTGCACCTAAACTGAAATTAATAATATCAATTCTATTTTTGAGTATAGACTCCGAAATATTTTTATTGAGTTTGTGGGCATTCGACGTTAAATATACCTCGTGTTCGTGATTTAACTTCATTCTGTCCAACACGTCAATAATTTTAGGATATATCAGCGGTTCGCCGTCTTTATGCAATGCAATTCTCCTCTTCCCGACAGAATCAATTTCATCCATAATCTTAAGAAATAAGTCATAATCCATCATGCTGTGCTTCGGGCTGCTGCTTTCGGTTTGCGGTGGACAATGAACGCACGAAAGATTGCATATGGAACTGATTTCTATTCCAATTAGTGCCGGAAATTGAATGCTGGGGACCTCTAATTTCCCGGAAAGTTCTTTTATTCCGAAAATAAATTTATCTCCGGCTTCAAATTTCCTTATTTCTTTTTTCAATAAAGACTTTATATCTATCATCATATCTTATATGTCACTTTTATTAAATCAATTTATTTCATAAAATCAAATATTTATTGTCTCTGTAAAATCTAACAACTAAACCTAAAACAATAAAATTCTTACCATACAAAGAACAAAATTACGAATATTTTATTAAATGCGTAACGTTTATTTTTAATTCGACTTATTAAGGTCTAGTTTTATTTCAAAGAAGGAACGAATATGATATTTTTAATCATTGTTTATAAAAATCTCTATTTGCTTTGTAGATTGAATCAAGAGCGGGTTGTCCGTCATATTCTGATAGAATTTCCATTTTACCGACACCTTTGTAATTTGTCAACCAGATTCGCAATATGTCTAATACTCCCGGGTAGTGCTGATTTAAATCTTGAAATGAATGGACTTTGTTCCATTGTGAGGGAACTTGAATAGCAATAAACTTGTTGTCCTGTTCGCCGCTATCAATCATTTCAATGTAACCGATTATTCTGCAAGGAACAACTGTACCGCGCTCGATATGCTCACCAAGGACAAAAACGTCAACAGGGTCGCCATCGCCTCCGGAAGCTTCTGGTAACAGGGTTTGTGGCACAAAGCCATAATTGGCAGGATAGGGCAGATAGTTGATTACACGGAACGAATCTGGTGCAAGCTGCTCCCATTCTAACTGCCCGCTTACTTTATTGACTTCCCATTTTTGGTTTGTTCCTGCCGGTATTTCGATAACAACATTAACCAAGGAATCGGATGTGAACGGAGCAATGTCGTATAGTAAGTTCTGTGGTTTTTGAACGTCCGTTGCCGGTTTCTCGCCACAAGCAATGAAAAACAAAAATGAAAGACTAATTATATATGCTATTTTATACATTAAAATTCCTATTAAATGATTTATAAATCAATTTTTACACCAAACTGAAAACGTACATTATAGTACTCAGATTGCATGATTCTTGAACTAATCCCTTGAAAGTAATTTAGTGGTTGGTTCAGCAAATTGAGTGCATCGGCAAACACTCTGAACTAAGGAGTAATTGCATAATTGGCATTTATATCTAAGTGAACTGCCTTATCATAATATCTGTCGTAAAATGCTTCTTCTCCGAATTCATCAACAAAGGCTGTTGAATAATTCAAGGATGTTCTGAAAGAAAAGTTCTTACTATCGTAGGAAAGTGACGCATTTAGAGTATGTTCGGCGGTTCCCGGGAGTGAAATGTCATCGTCTTCTCTACCTTCGATACGAAAATCGCTTACACAACTTGTTGTATAAGTGTAATTTAAATAAACACCAAAACCTTTCCAGAAACCCGGTAGGAAGTCGAGTTGGCGTTGTGCAGAAAATTCAAATCCGAATATATCTACATTTCCACCATTGATTGGTTGACTGTATGTGTCCAAAGTTGCGCCATCGAACTCATAGTCTTCACGAGTTTCCACGAATATTAAGTTATTACGCGATTTATTTTTTAAACATTATAATTAATTATATATATATTGTTCTCAACCTTTATCCATTTGAAACATAGATTTAGTCCCCGCTTATAAATTAATTTGCATATAATAGGAAAATTTATTAAGTTAGCATAAGTATATGAACTGTTAAAGGGAATCATTATGAATTCCACCCAAAAAACTACTATTATCGCAGC
Coding sequences:
- a CDS encoding TonB-dependent receptor — its product is METREDYEFDGATLDTYSQPINGGNVDIFGFEFSAQRQLDFLPGFWKGFGVYLNYTYTTSCVSDFRIEGREDDDISLPGTAEHTLNASLSYDSKNFSFRTSLNYSTAFVDEFGEEAFYDRYYDKAVHLDINANYAITP
- a CDS encoding SPASM domain-containing protein translates to MKKEIRKFEAGDKFIFGIKELSGKLEVPSIQFPALIGIEISSICNLSCVHCPPQTESSSPKHSMMDYDLFLKIMDEIDSVGKRRIALHKDGEPLIYPKIIDVLDRMKLNHEHEVYLTSNAHKLNKNISESILKNRIDIINFSLGAATEPFYKKVRGGNFGFVKKNILAFLEMAENYKTKPLIKVQIINLPEFPEMADELKLFKEFWSAYPVKIEVWDKLTWGLYDNSDSVSYRYPCYSLWNSMDINSDGTVSTCCMDWKHELIIGNINTDSVRDVWHSESLNNLRIAHKKDNGISIEQCAGCNYWHWQPRLTNYPLSKVT
- a CDS encoding inorganic diphosphatase translates to MYKIAYIISLSFLFFIACGEKPATDVQKPQNLLYDIAPFTSDSLVNVVIEIPAGTNQKWEVNKVSGQLEWEQLAPDSFRVINYLPYPANYGFVPQTLLPEASGGDGDPVDVFVLGEHIERGTVVPCRIIGYIEMIDSGEQDNKFIAIQVPSQWNKVHSFQDLNQHYPGVLDILRIWLTNYKGVGKMEILSEYDGQPALDSIYKANRDFYKQ